The proteins below are encoded in one region of Paenibacillus albus:
- a CDS encoding extracellular solute-binding protein, giving the protein MKRSYLKLISIVVVLCAVIWFVVSSFGGFGGHPAAAEDRQLDTASLADLQASYKSGSYEEYLSKHENEAETQSGTDIRVEAEQYVSLNGMSASVVHDYEGQQGDMVLTGETGSMTWAVDVKTSGMYQIGMKYFTVKGKESDIERGLLIDGNAPFNEAKNLIFSRIWKNEKPEFDRDDRGNDLTPKQVEVHMWQESLFRDAQGYYEQPYLFYFSAGKHEITLTSSKEPLVIDYLKLTKPVIPVSYDELAKQYQSKGYKPAEGAYLKIQGEAASLKSSPMLIPYNDRSDPAIEPYHASKLRNNAIGGWTWRMPGQWIEWEIDAPKDGLYQIAFKNRQNYLTDMSALRTLTIDGKVPFEEAQRIGFAYANNWQMKVLGKDSQTPYSFYLTAGKHAIRLELTLGELAPILRSVENSILNLNAMYRKIISYTGTVPDQFRDYALEERIPEMTKLFKDESKRLYSVAHIIEGDGGSNDRSAMLNTLAYQLTDMAANPDTVPSRIDSFKSNVGALGAWMLMLNEQPVAIDYLIVSEPGAKLPNAEASRLESLKSSVTSFAASFYENYDDFSADESGQKSITVWVTSGRDQAQILKRLVDDDFTHKTGIHVNLKLVSADILLPSTVAGKGPDVALQVGNELPVNFATRNALQDLSVFSDFKQVAEQFSNSAIVPYAYKDGYYGLPEQLTFPVLFYRKDIIEDELKLKVPQTWDEVYKLIPELQKHNLEFGLPQKGLNAQGNDVVTTDIITLPPSPTFAMLLYQNDGEFYKNGDQASGLDEETSIKQFKKWTDMYVNYKLPIQTDFANRFRTGEMPIGIVDYTMYNKLSVYAPEIKGLWDFVPVPGTVQKDGTIRRDVGAGGTSTVMFKQTKNKDAAWSFMKWWTSKDTQLSFGREMEVRLGTSARYPTANIEALQQLAWPVHDLKVLMEQMKWTKGIPEVPGGYLTGRNIDNAFRKVVVQGADPRETMDDYVRVMNEEISARRQEFNLPYAK; this is encoded by the coding sequence ATGAAGCGATCCTATTTGAAATTAATATCCATTGTTGTCGTCTTATGTGCTGTCATTTGGTTTGTGGTTTCATCCTTCGGCGGATTCGGAGGGCATCCGGCTGCAGCTGAAGATAGGCAGCTGGATACTGCGAGTCTTGCAGACCTGCAAGCTTCCTACAAAAGTGGGAGCTATGAGGAATATTTGTCTAAACACGAGAACGAGGCTGAAACGCAGAGCGGTACTGACATTCGGGTTGAAGCAGAGCAGTATGTCAGCTTGAACGGCATGAGCGCTTCCGTCGTCCATGACTATGAAGGACAGCAAGGCGACATGGTATTGACCGGGGAAACCGGCTCGATGACATGGGCTGTCGACGTGAAGACCAGCGGCATGTACCAAATCGGCATGAAGTATTTTACGGTAAAAGGCAAGGAATCGGATATTGAGCGCGGCCTTCTCATAGATGGCAACGCGCCGTTCAATGAAGCGAAAAACCTTATTTTTAGCCGGATTTGGAAGAATGAGAAGCCAGAGTTCGATCGCGATGATCGCGGTAATGACTTGACGCCGAAGCAAGTTGAAGTACATATGTGGCAGGAATCGCTGTTTCGAGATGCGCAGGGTTATTATGAGCAGCCTTATCTCTTTTATTTCAGCGCAGGCAAGCATGAGATTACACTGACTTCAAGCAAAGAGCCGCTCGTCATTGATTATTTGAAGCTGACCAAGCCGGTCATTCCGGTTTCGTATGACGAATTGGCAAAACAGTACCAATCGAAGGGGTATAAACCCGCGGAAGGCGCCTATTTGAAAATTCAAGGTGAGGCGGCGTCGCTCAAATCTTCGCCAATGCTGATCCCTTATAATGACCGCTCCGACCCGGCTATCGAACCATATCATGCATCGAAGCTGCGCAATAATGCAATTGGCGGCTGGACATGGCGTATGCCAGGGCAGTGGATAGAATGGGAAATTGATGCGCCGAAGGACGGGCTCTACCAGATCGCCTTCAAGAATCGGCAAAATTATTTGACGGATATGTCGGCACTTCGCACACTTACGATTGATGGTAAGGTACCGTTCGAAGAGGCACAGCGTATTGGGTTCGCTTATGCAAACAATTGGCAGATGAAGGTGCTCGGTAAAGATTCGCAGACGCCTTACTCCTTCTATCTGACCGCGGGCAAGCATGCGATTCGTCTTGAATTGACGCTTGGCGAGCTCGCTCCAATTCTAAGGTCTGTGGAGAACAGCATCTTGAATCTGAACGCGATGTACCGGAAGATCATCAGCTACACGGGTACCGTGCCGGATCAATTCCGCGACTATGCGCTTGAAGAGCGAATTCCGGAAATGACGAAGCTGTTCAAGGATGAGAGTAAACGACTTTACTCCGTTGCGCACATCATCGAAGGTGACGGAGGCAGCAATGACCGCTCCGCAATGCTGAATACGCTTGCGTATCAGCTGACGGATATGGCTGCGAATCCCGATACGGTGCCAAGCCGGATTGATTCCTTCAAGAGCAATGTCGGCGCGCTCGGCGCATGGATGCTCATGTTGAATGAGCAGCCTGTCGCCATCGACTATTTAATCGTTTCGGAGCCTGGAGCAAAGCTGCCGAATGCAGAGGCGAGCCGGCTTGAATCTCTAAAGTCCAGCGTGACCTCGTTCGCAGCGTCGTTCTATGAGAATTACGATGATTTCAGCGCTGATGAGTCGGGGCAGAAGTCGATAACGGTTTGGGTCACATCAGGCCGTGATCAAGCCCAAATATTGAAACGGCTTGTCGATGACGATTTTACACATAAAACAGGCATTCATGTGAATTTGAAGCTTGTTTCTGCGGACATTCTGCTTCCTTCAACCGTTGCCGGCAAAGGGCCGGACGTTGCTTTGCAGGTCGGCAACGAGCTGCCTGTCAACTTTGCGACTCGAAATGCGCTGCAGGATTTATCCGTATTTTCGGATTTCAAGCAGGTCGCAGAACAGTTCTCTAACAGCGCAATCGTGCCTTACGCGTATAAGGACGGCTATTACGGGCTTCCGGAGCAGCTGACGTTCCCGGTACTGTTCTATCGTAAAGATATCATCGAAGACGAGTTAAAGCTGAAGGTTCCGCAGACATGGGATGAAGTGTACAAGCTTATTCCGGAGCTGCAGAAGCATAATCTGGAGTTTGGCTTGCCGCAGAAGGGGCTGAACGCGCAGGGCAATGATGTCGTAACGACGGACATTATTACGCTGCCGCCAAGTCCGACCTTCGCCATGCTGCTCTATCAGAACGACGGTGAGTTCTATAAGAACGGCGATCAAGCAAGCGGTCTCGATGAAGAGACGTCGATTAAGCAGTTCAAGAAATGGACGGACATGTACGTGAATTACAAGCTGCCGATCCAGACTGATTTTGCCAACCGTTTCCGCACGGGCGAGATGCCGATTGGAATTGTCGATTACACGATGTATAACAAGCTCTCTGTCTATGCACCTGAAATTAAGGGACTATGGGACTTTGTTCCAGTTCCTGGAACGGTGCAGAAGGACGGCACGATACGAAGAGATGTCGGCGCTGGCGGAACTTCAACGGTCATGTTCAAGCAGACGAAGAACAAGGACGCGGCGTGGTCGTTCATGAAATGGTGGACGAGCAAAGATACGCAGCTTTCCTTCGGCCGGGAGATGGAAGTTCGTCTCGGTACATCTGCTCGTTATCCGACGGCAAACATCGAAGCGCTGCAGCAGCTTGCGTGGCCTGTCCATGATCTGAAGGTGCTGATGGAGCAGATGAAGTGGACGAAGGGAATACCGGAAGTGCCTGGCGGTTACTTGACCGGACGGAATATTGACAATGCGTTCCGTAAGGTTGTCGTGCAAGGCGCAGATCCGAGGGAGACGATGGACGATTATGTTCGCGTCATGAATGAAGAAATTAGCGCGCGAAGACAAGAATTCAATCTTCCCTATGCGAAATGA
- a CDS encoding ABC transporter substrate-binding protein translates to MVNSRSRKLVISAAALIVAFSLTGCGSKDNDSSSNSNSNTKTNDTQAANSNAAAANNAANSTNAAADSATDLKGETVKIGLWWDGADPRLKEEKDRQPADDEQIALIEAAEKKYNCKIEFVKFGDYGKYVENFTTTSLAGDPFADVVVLELFWSFPSLVNKNFILPIDDMLNLSDSKYISWMKAGGNYRGKQYGFIDSPPSPYGIFYNKKLVQQLGIEDPYELQKNGTWTWDKFRELAKAATKDTDGDGKTDVFGFIGDTKTSTEQFVYGNNGSFAANDNGSMKFGMDSAESLQGLQLVADMYNVDKSIVQPAPKDGNDKAFIAGKSVMYGGFSWELDGLKTNMKDTELGYVFFPKAPNATDYKSYTPYGNMYMVSKYSKHPEVAMKIMDEISLQGKNKELAIEGWKNSFTPEALDTRTQMYDKIDYSGSFIAIPDAEKLVDGVLKDITEGKVAPATAVEKVKSQFDAGIAKLQTSSK, encoded by the coding sequence ATGGTAAATTCTCGTTCGCGTAAATTGGTAATATCGGCAGCAGCATTGATTGTGGCTTTTTCATTAACAGGTTGTGGCAGCAAGGATAACGATTCGAGCAGCAACTCTAACTCCAATACAAAGACTAACGATACGCAAGCAGCGAATTCGAATGCTGCGGCAGCGAATAATGCGGCTAATTCTACGAATGCAGCGGCAGACAGTGCAACGGATCTGAAAGGCGAGACGGTCAAGATCGGTCTCTGGTGGGACGGCGCTGACCCGCGCTTGAAGGAAGAGAAAGACCGCCAACCGGCAGACGACGAGCAAATCGCACTTATCGAAGCAGCTGAGAAGAAGTATAACTGCAAGATTGAGTTCGTGAAATTCGGTGACTATGGCAAGTACGTCGAGAACTTTACAACGACTTCATTAGCCGGCGATCCGTTCGCTGACGTCGTCGTTCTGGAGCTGTTCTGGTCGTTCCCGAGCCTCGTGAACAAGAACTTTATCCTTCCGATCGACGATATGCTGAATTTGAGCGATTCCAAATATATTTCCTGGATGAAGGCAGGCGGCAACTACCGAGGCAAGCAGTATGGCTTCATTGATTCCCCTCCTTCACCATACGGCATCTTCTATAACAAGAAGCTCGTTCAACAGCTTGGCATTGAAGATCCGTATGAGCTGCAGAAGAACGGTACATGGACGTGGGATAAATTCCGCGAGCTGGCGAAAGCGGCTACGAAGGATACAGACGGCGATGGCAAAACAGACGTGTTTGGCTTCATCGGCGATACGAAGACGAGCACGGAGCAATTCGTCTATGGCAACAACGGCTCGTTCGCAGCGAACGACAACGGTTCGATGAAGTTCGGTATGGACAGCGCTGAGTCGCTGCAAGGCTTGCAGCTGGTAGCGGATATGTACAATGTCGACAAGTCGATTGTTCAACCAGCGCCGAAAGACGGCAACGATAAAGCATTTATCGCAGGCAAGAGCGTGATGTACGGCGGCTTTAGCTGGGAACTTGATGGCCTCAAAACGAACATGAAGGACACAGAGCTTGGTTATGTCTTCTTCCCGAAAGCGCCTAACGCTACCGACTATAAGTCCTATACACCTTATGGCAACATGTACATGGTGTCCAAGTATTCCAAGCACCCTGAAGTTGCGATGAAAATTATGGACGAAATCAGCCTCCAAGGAAAGAACAAAGAGCTTGCAATCGAAGGCTGGAAAAACTCGTTCACGCCGGAAGCGCTAGATACGCGCACGCAAATGTATGACAAGATCGACTACAGCGGCAGCTTCATCGCGATCCCGGATGCAGAGAAACTCGTTGACGGCGTGTTGAAAGACATTACAGAAGGTAAAGTTGCTCCTGCAACTGCTGTTGAGAAAGTGAAGAGCCAATTCGATGCAGGCATTGCGAAGCTCCAAACGAGTTCGAAGTAA
- a CDS encoding xanthine phosphoribosyltransferase: MELLKERILREASILNQDVLKLDALLNHQVDPLLTQEMGKEFARLYAETPITKVITVESSGIPVAYATALVLGVPLVFARRKKTLIADPDAYCERVPSFTKGIVTDIMVSRQFLSADDTVLFIDDIIANGDAARGLIKIIERSGATLAGLGIVVEKSFQSGARTIREQGIRVESLAKIASLDGGKIRFE; this comes from the coding sequence ATGGAACTGTTAAAAGAACGCATACTGCGCGAGGCTTCTATTCTGAATCAAGACGTCCTGAAGCTGGACGCATTGCTTAATCATCAGGTCGATCCGCTGTTAACGCAAGAGATGGGCAAGGAGTTCGCGCGCCTCTATGCTGAGACGCCAATTACAAAGGTTATTACAGTGGAATCCTCAGGCATTCCTGTTGCTTATGCCACAGCGCTTGTCCTTGGCGTGCCGCTCGTGTTCGCTAGAAGGAAGAAGACGCTGATCGCTGACCCGGATGCTTACTGCGAGCGCGTGCCTTCTTTTACGAAAGGAATTGTAACGGATATTATGGTTTCCCGTCAATTCTTAAGTGCGGATGATACGGTCCTCTTTATCGACGATATTATTGCGAACGGCGATGCTGCCCGCGGACTAATCAAGATCATTGAGCGCTCCGGCGCTACGCTTGCCGGGCTTGGTATCGTTGTGGAGAAATCATTCCAGTCGGGAGCGCGCACGATCCGTGAACAAGGAATTCGCGTCGAGTCGCTCGCGAAGATTGCCTCCCTGGACGGCGGTAAAATCCGCTTCGAGTAA
- a CDS encoding ArsB/NhaD family transporter, whose translation MNIAIAVSVFSASLALIVWRPRGIHEAIIALIGALLLFAARLLAPSDAAYIWGFVWDATFSLIGIMLFTSLLDANGFFRWAALHIVRRFHHHQLTLLVLLCLLAAGITIFFNNDGTILIMIPIVLEVTSLLALSRKSRIAFLLGVGLMADTASAPLMMSNLTNILTADFFDISFGEYARTMLLPGLSAIVGTIAVTAAFFGRSIRREEHRTGAPQSFPEPASVIGSRPLFILSWVIMAAMLAGYFLAERIHLPVAAIALGGAAVQWAASLLARQGDFQRTVRQTPWLIIVFALSMNLIVYSLYLHGAIAWFPKLLEPLVQHGEFVGIVGSGIVFSLLSAAVNNLPAVLVSSLSIEHLAGPHYLPFASLLGTSVGAKLTPIGSLATLLWMQLLRRGGIEISWREYGKLGLLLSMPILFIALVTLWLVWI comes from the coding sequence GCAGTTAGCGTCTTCTCTGCCTCGCTTGCACTTATTGTGTGGCGACCTCGAGGCATTCATGAAGCTATTATCGCGCTTATCGGCGCACTTCTATTATTCGCGGCAAGACTGCTAGCTCCCTCGGACGCTGCATATATATGGGGCTTCGTTTGGGATGCGACATTCTCGCTTATCGGCATTATGTTATTTACTTCGCTGCTGGACGCAAACGGATTCTTCCGATGGGCTGCGCTCCATATCGTACGAAGGTTTCACCATCATCAGTTAACTCTTCTTGTGCTCCTTTGCTTGCTCGCAGCAGGTATTACAATCTTCTTCAACAATGACGGCACGATTCTCATCATGATCCCAATTGTTCTTGAAGTCACATCGCTGCTCGCCTTGTCGCGCAAGTCGAGGATCGCTTTTTTGCTCGGCGTCGGACTTATGGCGGATACAGCCAGCGCTCCGCTTATGATGAGCAACTTAACGAATATTTTAACGGCCGATTTCTTCGATATATCGTTTGGCGAATATGCGAGAACGATGCTGCTGCCTGGCCTAAGCGCTATAGTCGGAACGATTGCTGTAACGGCAGCCTTTTTTGGCCGGAGCATTCGGCGAGAAGAACATCGCACAGGCGCGCCTCAATCGTTTCCGGAGCCGGCTTCGGTAATCGGGAGCAGACCTCTGTTCATTTTATCGTGGGTGATTATGGCTGCAATGCTGGCGGGCTACTTTCTGGCGGAGCGGATTCACTTGCCGGTGGCGGCAATCGCGCTTGGCGGAGCGGCAGTTCAATGGGCGGCAAGCTTGCTTGCGCGTCAAGGGGATTTCCAGCGTACGGTCAGACAAACGCCGTGGCTCATTATCGTCTTTGCGCTGTCGATGAATTTGATTGTTTACAGCTTGTACTTGCATGGTGCAATAGCGTGGTTTCCAAAGCTGCTTGAGCCTTTGGTGCAGCATGGCGAGTTCGTCGGCATCGTCGGTTCGGGGATTGTTTTCTCCTTGCTTAGTGCGGCGGTCAACAATTTGCCAGCTGTCCTCGTATCATCGCTGTCGATCGAACATTTGGCAGGGCCACACTATTTGCCGTTTGCAAGTCTTCTTGGAACATCGGTAGGCGCGAAGCTGACCCCGATCGGGTCGCTCGCTACACTGTTGTGGATGCAGCTGCTCCGGAGAGGCGGCATCGAGATCTCATGGCGGGAGTATGGCAAGCTGGGCTTGCTGCTGTCAATGCCCATTCTGTTTATTGCGCTCGTCACACTATGGCTAGTTTGGATTTGA